A stretch of the Desulforamulus ferrireducens genome encodes the following:
- the topA gene encoding type I DNA topoisomerase, with amino-acid sequence MSKTLVIVESPAKAKSISKYLGRNFTVKASMGHLRDLPKSQFAVDVENNFTPKYIAIRGKGDIIKDLRSSVKKVDRVLLASDPDREGEAIAWHLTKLLDIDEHTPCRIEFNEITKNAIQQAVKHPRPIDIDRVNAQQARRILDRLVGYNLSPLLWRKIKKGLSAGRVQSVAVRLICDREEEIQAFIPEEYWTLTAKFVKAGKSPFEAKLNKYQNKKIEIANKESMERILADLQGASYQVTNITRKEKLRNPAAPFTTSSLQQEASRKLNFTSRKTMVVAQQLYEGIELGKQGPMGLVTYIRTDSTRVSETAVEEARGFILERFGPAYLPKEPRQTVAKGKVQDAHEAIRPTSVSLEPESVKQYLTNDQYKLYKLIWARFVASQMASAIIDTTSIDIAAGDYSFRASGSIVKFPGFMQVYIEGNDDGSKDEEKLLPEMNEGDKLEAKSLTPKQHFTQPPPRYTDATLVKTLEEKGIGRPSTYAPIVETIQKRGYVVRENKQFYPTELGMIVVEMLKNHFPDIINVEFTADMEEKLDQIAEGDQEWSEVLREFYLPFKETLEKAEEVIGKVKVADEVSEEICEQCGKNMVIKLGRFGKFLACPGFPECRNTKPLLEPTGVACPKCDGEMVIRRSKKGRKFYGCSKYPECQFVTWDAPTNEKCPHCGFMMVEKNSRGKEKQLLCANEECPSKGMAGADDTDTKQGKSTTKAATKTAAKKTTKTAAKGAHSKETPPTTIVAKAANRQEE; translated from the coding sequence TTGAGTAAAACATTAGTTATTGTGGAATCTCCTGCTAAAGCAAAGAGTATTAGCAAGTATTTAGGAAGAAATTTCACAGTTAAAGCATCCATGGGTCATCTGCGGGATTTACCTAAGAGCCAGTTTGCCGTAGATGTAGAGAATAATTTTACTCCTAAATACATTGCCATTAGAGGTAAGGGGGATATCATTAAGGATCTGAGGTCCTCAGTAAAGAAGGTTGATCGTGTTTTACTGGCCTCTGACCCGGACCGGGAAGGGGAAGCCATTGCCTGGCATTTAACCAAATTGCTGGATATAGATGAGCATACCCCTTGCCGTATTGAATTTAATGAAATTACCAAAAACGCTATCCAGCAGGCCGTTAAACACCCCCGTCCCATTGACATAGATAGAGTTAACGCGCAACAGGCCAGAAGGATTTTGGACAGACTGGTAGGCTATAATTTAAGTCCTTTGCTTTGGCGTAAAATAAAAAAGGGTTTATCTGCAGGTAGGGTACAGTCTGTTGCTGTCAGGCTAATTTGTGACCGAGAAGAAGAGATTCAAGCCTTCATTCCCGAAGAATACTGGACCCTGACGGCCAAATTTGTTAAAGCTGGCAAATCTCCCTTTGAGGCTAAGTTAAATAAATATCAAAACAAGAAAATTGAGATTGCCAACAAAGAGTCCATGGAGCGGATTCTGGCTGATTTACAGGGTGCCTCTTATCAGGTAACTAATATTACCAGAAAAGAAAAACTGCGTAACCCGGCAGCACCCTTTACCACCAGTTCGCTGCAGCAAGAAGCATCCAGAAAACTCAATTTTACTTCACGTAAGACCATGGTGGTTGCGCAACAGCTTTATGAAGGTATTGAATTAGGCAAGCAAGGTCCCATGGGTTTAGTGACCTATATTCGTACCGACTCAACCAGGGTTTCGGAAACGGCTGTGGAGGAAGCCAGAGGCTTCATTTTGGAGCGTTTTGGGCCAGCCTATCTACCCAAGGAACCAAGACAAACAGTGGCAAAAGGTAAGGTGCAGGATGCTCACGAAGCTATCCGACCCACTTCGGTTAGTTTAGAACCGGAAAGTGTTAAGCAATATCTCACCAATGATCAATACAAACTGTACAAACTAATCTGGGCCAGATTTGTGGCCAGTCAAATGGCCTCGGCCATTATTGATACCACCAGTATAGATATCGCAGCCGGTGATTATAGTTTCCGAGCCAGTGGCTCTATTGTTAAGTTTCCCGGCTTTATGCAAGTCTATATTGAGGGAAATGACGATGGCAGCAAGGATGAAGAAAAGCTACTACCGGAAATGAACGAGGGGGATAAGTTAGAGGCTAAGTCGCTTACTCCCAAGCAGCACTTTACTCAGCCCCCGCCACGCTATACTGATGCCACCTTGGTCAAGACCCTTGAGGAAAAGGGGATTGGACGCCCCAGTACCTATGCGCCCATTGTGGAAACCATCCAAAAAAGGGGATATGTGGTAAGGGAGAATAAACAATTTTATCCAACTGAGTTGGGTATGATAGTTGTGGAAATGCTCAAAAATCACTTTCCCGACATTATTAATGTTGAATTTACCGCCGATATGGAAGAGAAATTAGATCAAATAGCCGAAGGGGATCAGGAGTGGTCGGAGGTTTTAAGGGAGTTTTATCTGCCCTTTAAAGAAACCTTAGAAAAAGCAGAAGAGGTTATTGGTAAAGTTAAGGTGGCAGATGAAGTATCTGAGGAAATCTGTGAACAATGCGGCAAAAATATGGTTATTAAACTAGGACGCTTTGGTAAGTTTTTGGCTTGCCCTGGTTTTCCCGAGTGCCGCAACACCAAGCCTTTGCTGGAGCCCACCGGAGTAGCTTGTCCCAAGTGTGATGGGGAAATGGTCATCAGAAGAAGTAAAAAGGGTCGTAAGTTTTATGGCTGTAGTAAATATCCTGAATGTCAATTTGTTACCTGGGATGCACCTACTAATGAGAAGTGCCCCCATTGCGGTTTTATGATGGTGGAGAAAAATAGCCGGGGTAAGGAAAAACAACTGCTATGTGCCAACGAGGAGTGCCCTAGCAAAGGAATGGCCGGGGCCGATGACACAGACACCAAGCAAGGAAAGTCCACTACCAAGGCGGCAACTAAAACCGCGGCCAAGAAAACAACGAAAACTGCTGCCAAAGGGGCTCATAGCAAGGAGACACCACCAACTACGATCGTAGCAAAAGCAGCAAACAGGCAAGAGGAATAA
- the dprA gene encoding DNA-processing protein DprA, with protein MPGSGRRLWELFDYFGSPREAWEASEAELAQVYFIGPQRAKKLVRGRDTLEYDKLEQYLKNIDCQVITLEDENYPAQLKNIYDPPLALFVRGALPSQDKIHLALVGSRQASPYGLAVAESFASELAASGVVIVSGMARGIDSAAHRGALLAGGTTIAVLGCGPDVVYPKENHKLMKQIMEQGAVITEFPPGTAPTAWHFPSRNRIISGLSQGVLVIEAAEKSGALITADFALEQGREVMAIPGNINNLKSAGTNKLIRQGAILVTSPAEVWEELGLGDISLKQREQKESQIALTDSEMKVLATLSHLPSTQEQIIHECQLPAGEVAVALTMLEIKGLIRVLPGKMYVTAGL; from the coding sequence ATGCCTGGTAGTGGTCGCCGTTTATGGGAGCTCTTTGATTATTTTGGCTCCCCCCGGGAAGCTTGGGAAGCTTCAGAAGCAGAATTAGCCCAAGTCTACTTTATAGGACCACAGCGGGCGAAAAAATTGGTGCGGGGTCGGGATACTTTAGAATATGATAAATTGGAGCAGTACCTCAAAAATATTGACTGTCAGGTTATCACCCTGGAGGATGAAAATTACCCTGCGCAATTAAAGAATATCTATGACCCACCCTTGGCGCTTTTCGTGCGGGGTGCTTTACCAAGCCAAGACAAGATTCACTTAGCTCTGGTTGGTTCGCGACAGGCCAGTCCTTACGGACTTGCGGTTGCTGAATCCTTTGCCAGTGAATTGGCCGCCTCAGGAGTTGTCATTGTCAGCGGTATGGCCCGGGGCATAGACAGTGCCGCACACCGGGGAGCTCTGCTGGCTGGTGGAACCACCATAGCAGTTTTGGGCTGTGGCCCGGATGTGGTATACCCGAAAGAAAATCATAAGTTAATGAAGCAAATTATGGAACAAGGTGCCGTCATAACAGAGTTTCCCCCTGGGACTGCGCCCACGGCTTGGCACTTTCCCAGCAGAAACAGAATTATTAGCGGCCTAAGTCAAGGAGTGTTGGTAATAGAAGCAGCTGAAAAAAGTGGTGCCTTAATAACGGCCGATTTTGCCTTAGAACAAGGCAGAGAAGTAATGGCCATTCCTGGTAATATTAATAATCTAAAAAGCGCAGGTACTAATAAGCTAATTAGACAGGGAGCGATTTTGGTTACAAGTCCGGCAGAGGTATGGGAAGAGTTAGGTTTAGGAGATATTAGTTTAAAACAACGGGAGCAAAAAGAAAGTCAGATTGCCTTGACCGATAGTGAAATGAAAGTCTTGGCCACACTCTCTCATTTACCAAGTACCCAGGAACAAATTATTCATGAATGTCAGTTACCGGCCGGTGAAGTGGCTGTAGCTTTAACTATGTTGGAAATTAAAGGTTTAATTCGTGTGTTACCTGGAAAAATGTACGTAACGGCAGGACTATAA
- the ligD gene encoding non-homologous end-joining DNA ligase — MPTATATEVLIEGKNIKLTNLNKLMWPEGLTKAHLVKYYTDIAPYLLPYMKGRPLVMKRYPNGIQGEYFYQKECPTYAPAWLQTVSIPHGGKIVNYIMCEDTATLVWLANQGCIEMHAWLSQKHSIENPDLAIIDLDPGEAASFSDVMEVAMVVKKALDQLNIKGYPKTSGASGIHIFIPIKAVYTFREVTKAMGLIARLVTNALPHKATIERSLDKREADKVYVDYLQNTRGKSMAWTYSLRPLPGAPVSTPLLWEEIEEQRVLPGHFNISTIFQRLKVFGDLHQSMLKNPQSISHILDLE; from the coding sequence ATGCCAACAGCTACTGCCACAGAGGTACTAATAGAGGGGAAAAATATTAAGCTTACCAATCTTAACAAATTAATGTGGCCAGAAGGCTTGACCAAAGCCCATTTAGTAAAGTATTATACGGACATTGCGCCCTATCTCTTGCCCTATATGAAAGGTCGTCCTCTGGTTATGAAAAGGTATCCCAATGGTATCCAAGGGGAGTACTTTTACCAGAAGGAATGTCCCACTTATGCTCCGGCATGGTTACAGACCGTGAGCATTCCCCATGGGGGTAAAATAGTTAATTACATAATGTGTGAAGATACTGCCACTTTAGTTTGGCTGGCCAACCAGGGTTGTATTGAAATGCATGCTTGGCTCTCGCAAAAGCATAGTATAGAAAATCCCGATCTGGCCATTATTGATTTGGATCCTGGGGAAGCAGCCAGTTTTTCTGATGTCATGGAAGTGGCGATGGTGGTTAAAAAGGCCTTGGATCAACTAAATATTAAGGGTTATCCCAAAACTTCCGGCGCCAGTGGCATTCATATCTTTATTCCCATTAAAGCCGTTTACACCTTTCGGGAGGTGACTAAGGCTATGGGTTTAATAGCCCGCCTGGTAACCAATGCCCTGCCCCACAAGGCAACCATTGAAAGGTCTTTGGATAAGCGAGAGGCTGACAAAGTATATGTGGATTATCTACAAAATACCAGGGGCAAAAGTATGGCCTGGACTTATAGTTTAAGGCCTTTACCCGGTGCGCCGGTGTCCACACCCCTCCTATGGGAAGAAATTGAGGAGCAGAGAGTTCTACCTGGTCATTTTAATATATCAACCATTTTCCAACGACTGAAGGTATTTGGTGACCTGCACCAAAGCATGTTAAAGAACCCCCAAAGCATCTCTCATATTTTAGATTTGGAATAA
- a CDS encoding sodium:proton antiporter, which translates to MEGNSQVILASVVFLLSYAIIISEKIHRTVVALFGAMVLIITGILHQEEAIHHIDFNTIGLLVGMMIIVGITRRSGVFEYLAVKSAKLSKGEPVAIMVALSVITAVLSALLDNVTTVLLIVPVTFSIARSLEINPMPILIAEVLSSNIGGTSTLIGDPPNIMIGSAVGLGFMDFVVNLLPVVIVIMVVTIFLLKLIYRKSFNVREELKQNIMALNENDEIKDPKLLKQSLFVLALTIGGFLLHQYLHLESATIALAGAALLLLVTREEPEHALEAVEWPVIFFFAGLFILVGGLVEVGVIEWIAAKALEITGGELLTTGMLILWLSAIASAFVDNIPFVATMIPLIQDMGRLGGMTNLEPLWWALSLGACLGGNGTIIGASANVVVAGMAEKQGIKFTFLGFMKVAFPLMIVSIIISSVYLYFFYFI; encoded by the coding sequence ATGGAGGGAAACAGTCAGGTCATTCTCGCTTCCGTAGTCTTTTTGCTTTCCTATGCCATCATTATTTCTGAAAAGATCCATAGGACAGTGGTAGCTTTATTCGGTGCCATGGTGTTGATAATAACCGGTATTTTGCACCAAGAAGAGGCTATCCATCATATCGACTTTAATACCATTGGTTTGCTGGTTGGTATGATGATTATTGTGGGTATAACCAGGCGCTCCGGAGTTTTTGAGTATTTAGCTGTAAAATCTGCTAAGCTAAGTAAAGGTGAGCCGGTGGCCATTATGGTGGCTCTGTCGGTGATCACCGCAGTATTATCCGCTTTGTTGGATAACGTAACCACAGTGTTGTTAATTGTACCAGTAACCTTCTCTATTGCCAGGTCTTTAGAGATAAACCCCATGCCAATTTTGATTGCAGAGGTATTATCCTCCAACATCGGTGGTACCTCAACGCTAATTGGTGACCCGCCCAATATCATGATTGGTTCTGCTGTAGGTCTTGGTTTTATGGACTTTGTGGTGAATTTACTGCCAGTTGTTATTGTCATTATGGTTGTGACAATTTTTCTGTTAAAGCTAATTTATCGCAAGTCCTTTAATGTGCGTGAAGAGTTAAAGCAAAATATCATGGCCCTGAATGAGAATGACGAAATTAAAGATCCAAAGCTCCTCAAGCAGTCTTTGTTTGTTCTAGCCTTAACTATTGGTGGTTTCCTGTTGCACCAGTACTTACATCTGGAATCTGCAACCATTGCTCTGGCCGGTGCAGCGCTATTGCTTTTGGTAACCCGTGAAGAACCAGAACACGCCCTGGAAGCGGTGGAATGGCCGGTTATTTTCTTCTTTGCTGGTCTATTCATCTTAGTTGGTGGACTAGTTGAAGTGGGTGTGATTGAGTGGATTGCCGCCAAAGCGCTGGAAATAACCGGCGGGGAATTGCTAACCACCGGTATGCTAATTCTCTGGTTATCTGCCATTGCCTCTGCCTTTGTGGATAACATTCCCTTTGTGGCAACCATGATTCCCCTAATTCAAGATATGGGACGTTTAGGTGGTATGACAAATCTGGAACCGCTTTGGTGGGCCCTCTCCCTGGGTGCCTGTCTGGGTGGCAATGGTACCATCATTGGAGCCTCTGCTAACGTAGTGGTGGCAGGTATGGCTGAAAAACAAGGGATTAAGTTCACCTTCCTAGGTTTTATGAAAGTGGCCTTCCCGCTAATGATAGTTTCCATTATTATTTCCTCTGTTTATTTGTATTTCTTCTATTTTATCTAA
- a CDS encoding SLC13 family permease, producing MSSDLKRYFFVFLGIAVLLLFYFMPPLAPAVDPMGKSFELTQAGKAGIGLFLLAGIWWVFEVVPIGVTSIAIGVLQPVFGIRTAKEAFRDFMDPTVLFILGSLLVGVAFTQCGITKRIAYKMLVIVGEDTRKILLGVFVLTALLTHVMAHTAVAGAMFPIMMSILALYGGDMDKPSKFGKAMFMGMAFAAGAGSICTLMGGARNPAAVGFYKEFTGQDVTFLEFSAALAPFGWLTVIFIFFLMITIFKPEKLKVPGLRSRAQEELDKLGPITKQEIFVLVVVGLALASLVFQAYIPALKGMDRSIPLLTAGLIFFITKILTVKELERSISWNIVLLFSGAMSIGFALWQTGAAEWMAVSWLSMIQDAPWLVFVLGISFLVLILTNFIMNVAAISICLPVALVIAKYLGVNPEIILYSSVAMAGMPFLLLIGAAPNAIAYQSKQFTTGEFFATGVPASLAILAMVAIFSLTFWPIIGIPALIN from the coding sequence GTGAGTAGTGATTTGAAAAGGTATTTCTTTGTTTTTCTTGGCATCGCGGTGTTACTGCTGTTTTATTTTATGCCGCCCCTTGCACCTGCTGTGGACCCCATGGGAAAATCCTTTGAATTAACTCAAGCTGGTAAAGCAGGTATCGGACTTTTCCTGTTAGCCGGTATTTGGTGGGTTTTTGAAGTGGTTCCCATTGGTGTTACCAGTATTGCCATTGGTGTTTTACAACCGGTATTTGGTATTCGCACTGCTAAAGAGGCTTTCCGTGATTTTATGGATCCCACAGTGTTATTTATCTTAGGTTCTTTATTAGTTGGTGTTGCCTTTACCCAATGTGGTATTACCAAAAGAATTGCCTATAAGATGCTGGTAATTGTGGGAGAGGATACGCGGAAAATTCTGTTGGGCGTATTTGTTCTTACCGCCTTATTGACCCACGTCATGGCCCATACCGCAGTGGCCGGAGCTATGTTTCCCATTATGATGTCAATTCTTGCCCTGTACGGTGGCGACATGGATAAGCCCAGCAAGTTTGGTAAAGCGATGTTTATGGGCATGGCCTTTGCCGCTGGAGCCGGTAGTATCTGTACTTTAATGGGTGGGGCCCGCAACCCTGCTGCCGTTGGTTTCTATAAAGAATTTACCGGTCAAGATGTTACTTTCTTGGAATTCTCCGCTGCTCTGGCTCCCTTTGGTTGGCTTACCGTGATCTTTATTTTCTTTTTAATGATAACTATTTTTAAGCCTGAAAAACTTAAAGTACCTGGTCTGCGTAGCCGTGCCCAGGAAGAGTTAGATAAATTAGGTCCCATCACCAAACAGGAGATTTTTGTTCTGGTAGTGGTTGGTCTGGCCTTGGCTTCTTTAGTTTTCCAGGCCTACATTCCCGCCTTGAAAGGCATGGATCGTTCTATTCCCTTGCTTACTGCCGGTTTAATCTTCTTTATTACCAAAATTCTAACTGTTAAAGAATTGGAAAGATCCATTTCCTGGAATATCGTTTTGTTATTCTCCGGTGCTATGAGTATAGGTTTTGCTTTATGGCAAACCGGGGCTGCTGAGTGGATGGCTGTCAGCTGGCTCTCCATGATTCAGGATGCTCCCTGGTTGGTCTTTGTACTTGGCATATCCTTCCTGGTACTGATATTAACCAACTTTATTATGAACGTGGCTGCCATTTCCATTTGCTTACCTGTGGCATTGGTTATAGCCAAATACTTGGGAGTAAACCCTGAGATTATTCTCTATTCCTCCGTAGCCATGGCCGGTATGCCCTTCCTACTGTTGATTGGTGCCGCACCCAATGCCATAGCTTATCAATCAAAACAGTTTACCACTGGTGAGTTCTTTGCTACCGGTGTGCCTGCCAGTCTGGCTATCTTGGCCATGGTGGCAATTTTCTCCTTAACATTCTGGCCAATCATTGGCATTCCGGCTTTAATAAACTAG
- a CDS encoding DUF2294 domain-containing protein, producing MSQQQLLEKQLCESFIKFQRELVGRGPESTKALICRDMVILRSKGVLTKEEKHVSFTKKGRALVKQLRMELRESYLEQIEKIITDITKSKVISSHGDISIRTGEQIEVFIMDTDLEKKLKII from the coding sequence GTGAGTCAGCAGCAGCTTTTAGAAAAGCAATTGTGTGAGTCATTCATCAAGTTTCAACGGGAATTGGTTGGGCGTGGACCTGAGAGCACCAAGGCATTGATTTGCAGGGATATGGTAATTCTTCGCTCTAAAGGGGTGCTAACAAAAGAAGAAAAACATGTAAGTTTTACCAAGAAAGGTCGAGCTTTAGTTAAGCAACTAAGAATGGAACTAAGGGAGTCTTATCTGGAACAGATTGAGAAAATTATTACAGACATAACAAAAAGCAAGGTTATTAGTAGCCATGGAGATATCAGTATCCGCACAGGAGAACAAATTGAAGTCTTTATCATGGATACTGACTTGGAGAAAAAATTAAAAATAATCTAA
- a CDS encoding SulP family inorganic anion transporter, which yields MNLLKYVPILDTLRNYDKRDFKFDLTAALTVAVVALPQTMAYAMIAGVHPAYGLYAGIVLTILASSFGSSHQLATGPTNAISLLIAAYMAAFVGQENFFGNLFLLTFLVGAIQFAMGVFRLGSLVNYVSHAVIVGFTAGAGIIIAMGQLNNLIGVSLPKGHLSSIDKVVACFTNLDQMNYVAFGIGMFTIAVILICKKINKNLPGALLGVILSVILVMTMGLEKYGLKVVGEIPQAIPPLSMPNFSLEAVKELGAGAFVIAIIGLVEAVSISKAIASKTLQKIDPNQEFIGQGVANMGGAFFSSIPGSGSFTRSAITFQNGGRTRLAGVLVGIIILLVLIFFAPFARYIPNASLAGVIMVVAYSMIDKKALVKVIKTNRNDALVLLVTMLTTIFAPELEQAIYAGVALSLLLYLKESGSASVKTLAPVRVSDGRFVEQAVKGDSPSIAIFQLEGNLYFGSSADLEKKLSEGYSDAKVFLIRFKGISVIDITALEVVEAFVARALGDGKRVILSGVTPKIYQMMDKMHMIEHVGAENVFMEDDEVFATSGKALDEASSFVRGVSYSSNERVVQA from the coding sequence ATGAACTTACTTAAATATGTGCCAATTTTGGATACTTTAAGAAACTATGACAAAAGGGACTTTAAATTTGACCTAACTGCGGCACTGACCGTTGCGGTGGTGGCTTTGCCGCAAACCATGGCCTATGCCATGATTGCTGGAGTTCACCCGGCATATGGCTTGTATGCTGGTATAGTCTTAACCATTTTAGCATCATCTTTCGGCAGTTCACATCAGTTAGCCACCGGCCCGACCAACGCCATCTCGCTATTGATTGCTGCCTACATGGCTGCCTTTGTTGGCCAGGAAAACTTCTTTGGCAACCTCTTTCTGCTAACTTTCTTGGTGGGGGCTATTCAGTTCGCTATGGGGGTATTTCGCCTTGGCTCCTTAGTTAATTATGTCTCCCATGCCGTTATCGTTGGCTTTACTGCCGGGGCAGGTATTATCATTGCTATGGGCCAGTTAAACAACTTAATCGGCGTTTCATTGCCTAAAGGTCACTTGTCCAGTATAGATAAAGTAGTGGCTTGTTTTACCAATCTTGATCAGATGAACTACGTGGCCTTTGGTATTGGTATGTTTACCATTGCGGTAATTTTGATCTGTAAAAAAATCAACAAAAACTTACCCGGTGCTTTGCTGGGTGTTATCTTGTCGGTAATTTTAGTAATGACCATGGGTTTAGAAAAATATGGCCTTAAGGTAGTGGGAGAAATACCTCAAGCCATACCACCACTCAGTATGCCTAACTTTAGTCTGGAGGCAGTCAAAGAACTGGGGGCCGGCGCGTTTGTTATTGCCATTATCGGTTTGGTGGAAGCTGTTTCCATCTCGAAAGCAATTGCCTCGAAAACTTTGCAAAAAATTGATCCCAACCAGGAGTTTATTGGTCAGGGTGTAGCAAACATGGGCGGGGCCTTCTTTAGCAGCATTCCTGGTTCCGGTTCCTTTACCCGTTCGGCCATTACCTTCCAAAATGGTGGGAGAACGAGACTGGCCGGTGTTTTGGTAGGTATTATTATCTTGCTGGTGCTTATTTTCTTCGCGCCCTTTGCCAGGTACATTCCTAATGCCAGCCTAGCCGGTGTCATTATGGTGGTGGCCTATTCCATGATTGATAAAAAGGCCCTGGTAAAAGTAATAAAAACCAATCGTAATGATGCTTTAGTTTTACTGGTAACCATGCTGACCACTATTTTTGCTCCGGAACTTGAGCAGGCCATTTATGCCGGGGTGGCTCTGTCCCTATTACTGTATCTAAAAGAATCCGGTTCAGCCAGCGTTAAGACCTTGGCCCCGGTGCGAGTCTCCGATGGTCGCTTTGTGGAGCAAGCAGTTAAAGGTGACAGTCCATCCATAGCCATTTTCCAGTTGGAAGGTAACCTCTATTTTGGTTCTTCCGCAGACTTGGAAAAGAAATTGAGCGAAGGTTATTCCGATGCTAAAGTATTTCTCATTCGTTTTAAAGGAATTTCGGTTATTGACATTACTGCTCTGGAAGTGGTTGAGGCCTTTGTTGCTCGGGCCCTTGGAGATGGGAAAAGGGTTATCTTGTCCGGAGTTACGCCTAAAATTTATCAAATGATGGATAAGATGCACATGATTGAACATGTAGGCGCAGAGAATGTCTTCATGGAGGATGATGAAGTATTCGCTACCTCTGGTAAAGCTCTTGACGAAGCCAGTTCCTTCGTCAGAGGCGTAAGTTACAGTAGCAATGAACGGGTTGTCCAAGCCTAA
- a CDS encoding WYL domain-containing protein has product MERSILKRAKHNHQRNLGIVIRELRSLNEHGGATLEHLACQCNVSIRQIYRYLNELQNLGYQILRTSDPGYGSPGKYLLGNSEIDNRSDYPFLYMLADLETIKNEINYTKLFLKELVIRLWLNQLGIVIPFSIPILAYHQEDAITVSKQTMVYSDSSVGHWEDIKLKVSAKVISSVTQTFSSEIVSRQRQRDGSFILQMKSKRTNELTGLLTRWGSEVDVLEPGYLKHKILENCKSILHANRLKRVDGKLRLPVAII; this is encoded by the coding sequence TTGGAAAGAAGCATACTGAAGAGAGCTAAGCATAACCATCAACGTAATTTAGGGATTGTTATCCGAGAATTACGGTCATTAAATGAACACGGCGGGGCAACCTTAGAACATTTAGCTTGTCAGTGCAATGTTAGTATCAGACAAATATATCGTTATCTTAATGAACTGCAAAACCTGGGCTATCAAATTTTAAGAACATCTGATCCCGGATATGGTTCACCCGGTAAATATCTGTTAGGTAATTCTGAAATAGATAACAGGTCTGATTATCCTTTCTTATATATGCTGGCAGACTTGGAAACCATTAAAAATGAAATTAATTATACCAAGCTCTTTTTAAAAGAACTGGTTATTAGACTCTGGCTAAATCAGTTAGGTATTGTCATACCCTTTTCTATACCCATTCTAGCTTATCACCAGGAAGATGCTATTACGGTAAGTAAACAAACCATGGTTTATTCAGATTCCTCTGTGGGTCATTGGGAAGATATAAAACTGAAAGTTTCAGCCAAGGTTATTAGCAGTGTTACGCAAACATTCTCCTCGGAAATTGTTTCTCGGCAAAGACAAAGGGATGGTTCTTTTATTCTGCAAATGAAAAGTAAAAGGACTAATGAGTTAACAGGCTTGTTAACCAGGTGGGGTAGTGAAGTGGATGTACTGGAGCCGGGGTATCTCAAACACAAAATATTAGAGAACTGTAAATCTATTCTACATGCCAACAGGTTAAAAAGGGTTGATGGTAAGTTACGTTTGCCTGTTGCCATTATTTAA
- a CDS encoding HPP family protein — protein sequence MPGKEDKKVKDIMLPLQDYATVFWENSLRDAMFVLKNTFYSGCRAGSQAHRSILVFDKQKRLVGTLSFKDIISSLWAMEKDEQWDGKFTKLCLEQASRKVKEVMRPIPSKRLQIQDSIIDAIDILMNQDLEMVPVEEKGDIVGMIRTVEIFKEVSELVEKEKFS from the coding sequence ATGCCTGGAAAAGAGGATAAAAAAGTAAAGGACATCATGTTACCCCTCCAGGATTACGCTACTGTATTTTGGGAAAACTCCTTGCGTGATGCTATGTTTGTTTTAAAAAACACCTTTTATTCAGGTTGCAGGGCAGGCTCCCAAGCGCACCGTTCAATTTTGGTTTTCGATAAGCAAAAAAGACTGGTGGGAACCCTTAGTTTTAAAGATATCATCAGTTCATTGTGGGCAATGGAGAAGGATGAACAGTGGGATGGTAAGTTCACCAAATTATGTCTTGAGCAGGCTTCTCGCAAGGTAAAAGAAGTTATGCGGCCGATACCAAGCAAACGGCTACAAATTCAGGACAGTATTATAGATGCCATAGATATATTAATGAACCAGGATTTGGAAATGGTACCGGTTGAAGAAAAGGGTGATATAGTCGGCATGATTAGAACGGTTGAGATTTTTAAAGAAGTTAGCGAACTGGTTGAAAAAGAAAAATTTTCTTAA